The nucleotide sequence AATTTTGGAGCACAAACTCAACAGCGTCCTTGACAGTGTCGGCATCTCTGGGCAAGTTAAGGATTATTGACAAATCAGATTGAATCAAATGAAAGAATACGATCATacacagaaaataaacataggAATGAATATCTGATTTCCTTACCCTTCATATTCAGAACCAATATCAGGCAATTTGTCCCTACTCACTTGAGAAAGGTAACTCCTTAAGAATAGCCCACGTACAGGATTCTGAACGCCACGGGACATTTCAACGAGATCTTTTAGGACATCCTTAGCAGGAGCTTCCTTAGATTTGATGTACACAGAACCTACTGTACAGAGAAGATACCTAATAGAGATCACAAAATTCACTTATAAGCCACAGAAATGCTATAGCTATGCCTTGTTCTTCACTTAAGATAAATTCGATGCACTCAAAGGAACACCCTGAAAGGAGATAGCGTCCAACTCATAATTGTATAAATCTTCATTACAAAGACATTGATAATAGATCAAATCATGAATTGTAATTTCTGCTTAATTTTGGGTCTTTTTTTGATAAGGTTTAGTATTAGGGAACTTTTCAAATTGCAGCATGTTAACGATTTACAATCAGAATTACAGTATCTGAAGGAATACGACCGCAATGCCAACTAGGTAAGTAAGACATTATGTGCAGCATAgttcataaacaaaaacaaattggaTTATCTCCCGGGGACTTTAAGTGAACTACGAAGTCAAAACCTAAATAAAGCAATTGATACATGTGCAACTGAAGATTAACTAACATAATTAAGACTTACAATCTAGGCAATATGTTGCCGGCGTGCTGAACAAGCTCATAGAGATCAATAATGGAGCAGCCGCGCCGAGCCTCCTCCTTGAAGAACATTTCCAATTTCCTCAATTCGTCAAACGCCCGCATATCTGAGGCAATTCAAACCATAAATCAGTGAAATCACCATCCACAAACTCGCAAACATTCGGCATTTACGAAAATGCAAAAACAAAGCAGAATCAATTTCCAAATCCCTCCGGATCGATGAGAAGTAATCAAAACTTACAAAGTTCGTAGTACTTGTGAGGGGAAAGCTTCGAGGTCCGGAGCTCCGACAGCATCTGAGCTGAGTACTTGAGCGCGTCTCTGAGATTGTTCGAGTCCTGATTGAAGAATTTGCAGAAAAATTGAACGAAGGAAAACAATTTCACTGAATTTTCAGCGAACAAAAAAATTGGTAGAAAATTGGAGGGAAGAAGATCGAGGGTTTGTTTGATTGACTGATTGAAGGAGTTACCAGAGCTCGGTGCATATAGAAGGCGTTCTGTTGGAGGCCGGCGATTCCAGCTGCCAGCCATTTCTCTTCATCTTCAACTCCGTTCGAGATCATCttctctctctagctctctctctctctctctctctctctctctctctctctctctatctcgcTCTCGGTTGCGTTTTGACCATACTGGTTTTGGCCACAACTGTCTGGCCAACTCGAGGTCTGTTTGGATCCGGACCCGATATCATGGGTCGGTTAAACTGGTTAGGGGTCAGGCCTAACATAACCAGTGATTCAGGCTCGTGCCTGTTTGGGCTTTATTTAAATGGGCCGAGCACGATTCGGCCCGatctcttttgttttcttgacaAACAATAGTTGAGCGTAGATTGGAACTTCGGAACTCAAGTGTAAGAATTGATGTTTTAATCAAGTGAGATACGAACCACTTGCAAATGTCCAATTTCTTTAAATCCTCTAGTTTCATAAGTGCTTTGATGCACTTTTGGTTCTGTACTTTTCAAATTGGGTGCATCCGAATCAAATTTGACATCTAAAATTCTGAAATCCAAACATGTAGAGACTAGAACGAAATTGGAAtgtatatttaaatattttttccttttttggatTAAAAGACTCTTTCTATTTGAAAACAATATCATCAATTCAACTtatataaaatgatatatagtcgatattttaaattataaaactcAAGTCCCCTTGGCACATCCAATTAATTCaagatatttcaattttttttagtacatcagtATTTTTACACTGGGGGAGGGAGAGTTcgactaagccacacaatggacaatctaatttggtattgaattcatcatccacgagatttgatactaagacctcttacttccaagctaagaaaaatatcactagaccataatACTGAGTGGCAAAATATATTTCAATTGATATAATCACTTTATCCCCAATAATGTCATTTATTAGTTAAAATCCGATATGTATGAGTTAAAAATCCATATGATCAACAAATTTTCCTaataatgtgatttttcgttgaccCCATACtattttttacctttcacaatttttatcattttgatcatcttcaattcatttcaATGACCGaaaattgtaaaaattgaaaaatgtgtaAAATATAAAACGAAGTGTTGATAGCGCCACCCAAAACTAAAACATCTAACGCAGCGACGTTGTACCCGACTAGAGCCAAAGTGCCAACTACCAAAAACCAATAGAGAAATGCCGAAACAGTTGACAAAAAGGAAATGATATTATAATCGATTCAAAAGAATTGCAAAGTTTGTGATACATCAATATGCGATCTACCCTACAAAAACAAATCCTTTCATTCCCCATATCTCTGCCGTTGCTGTTTTCTCAACCCAACCGGGAGTCGCTCTAGGCACGAGAGAGCAAGCAAACCAACACCACCAAAGCCGGAAACAACCTCTTCACACCTTCAGTACCGAAAAACTATCAAATACAAAGTTCACTGGCGCTTTCAGCTCCTCACTTGTCAATCTTCCACTTTCCAGGCGGGGGTTTAGAACGGTACTGTGTATGGCAATGCATATATATCGGACTCGGGGAAGAGGCAAGCACATGGCCAAGACGTTGCGTCACCATAGCTCAGGCTGTCACTGACGACTGTAGGTTTCTCAACGCCACAATTCCATTTTGTCTTTGCCTCGAACCATCCCTCATCGTCGACATCCATGTGAAGACATTGTGAGAGAGGAGGTTGAACCCAGTTTTCAATTAGCTCTCTGTATTGTGAAGGAAGAGAACCACTGCCAGACTTCCGGTGTTTTTCTTTACCACGCCTGGAAGAGCGTTCATTGCTAGCATTTCCAGAAGTAGCGCACGGATGCTGTCCCTCCTCTATGCCTTGTTTAGGAGCAGGTTCTTGCAGTCCTTCAACAAAGGCATTATCTGTCCTTCCTGAGGAAGAGCAAGGCTGTTCTTGGCTGGGTAGCACTTCTGGACCTTTGGGCCTTTGGAGGAACAACCAGGAAGGCTGTTCCTGGCTGGGGAGAACATCTGTACCTTTAGGCCTTTGGAAAGAAGACCTGGAAGGCTGTTCCTGGCTGGGTAGAACTTCTGCACCTTTTTGCCTTTGGAGAGACAACCGGCAAGGCTGTTCAGGACTGGGTAGCAAATCTGGATCTTTGTTCCTTTGAAGAGACAACCGGCAAGGCTGTTCCTCTTTGGGTAGCACTACTGGATCCTTGTGCTTTTGGAGAGGCAACTGGCAAGGTTGTTTCTCTCTGGATAGCACCACTGGATCTTTGTGCGATTTGAGAGGGAACCGGCAAGGCTGCTCCTCACTGGGTAGCAGTTCAGGATCTTTGTGCCTTTGGAGAGGCAACCGGATCCGAAGAATGCTTGCTTCAAATAATAATACATTTTGAAGGAAGAATATCAGTGCCCATGAGAAGCTAACAAACCCAACAGGCAAACACCCTTCTCCCAAGTAAGGAAGAAACATAAGAGCACTCACCAGAATTTTGCCTGCCATCAGGGGGAGAGTCCTGCTTCTGCCTTTTGTTGCTGTTAACGGTGATATCAGAAGAGTTCTGGGAACCAACTGGTTGCTCATGTTCTTCAGTAAGGTCACTCTTGTCAAGGTTTTCCGtttcatgttttcttttctttccatgGTCTGTACCTTTCTTGTCTTCTTGGTGCCTTTCAACTTTGTGCCTTTTCTTATGACTCTGCTTCTTATTTTCAGGCTCCCCATTTTCTCGagccttcttttctttcttctctcgttttttctccctcttcttttctttaatgGCCTTCTCATCTTCTCTTTGGAGCTTCAAATAACAAGAGTAACCATCAACTTTTGAACTCATTGGAAAAGTTTAAAATACTGTCACAAAAACAAGCATTCCAAAGCAGACCAAAAATTGTTGGATAAAACATAACATCCTTATTAGATAATAATGGAAATCAATAAATCAACATTGAAGACAACCAATGCGGATGATCTATGACGAGAATTTTGGTTATTAAACTATTGTTTTCTCTGTAtacaatgtattaaaagcgtgaggcgtgGGCGAGGCGTCCAAGGGATAGCCTAGCCTAGGCGTGAggcgtgaggcgaagcctcacgagacctaaattttttaatatatacactgagcatacacatatattatattaaaaaaaaaaaaaaaaaagattataatcaataatcaccctgagcacacacatatattatatatatatatatatataatagaggatgaaaagcacaatgagcacacatataacaatgcacGTAGACAGCGCACACAtcctttatataaaaaataaaaatcagaaaacaaagCAGAGAGATgatagtgcaaggaagaggtatgaggtagttaaaaccctacccaaaatttgggtttgggaatattaaaataaaaaaaataaaaaaataaatcccCTGAGGCATGCCTAGGCGGCTCCAGCGATGCCTTTCGGCGCCTTACacccactccctcaaaacagagGCGTCAACCCTCAAGCCCAACCTCACAGGGCGCCTAGGCGCACCCTGaggcgagccttttaaaacattatcAAGTGATAATTGAATTTTCATACATGTTCATGACATCAATAACAGAGTCAACATtccaaaaaaaaacctaaatcaaCTTTTTCACACATGCTATAGACTGCACTCTTAACTTTGCTGCATAGAGATCAGCACCAATCATAGCCAACAACTAAGGTGAAACTTAAGCAATTATGCCTCAAGGAGGACTCGAACAAAACTACATGGATTCCCAATTATGCCTTGGAGAGGACTTGAACCTCCACGCTCTTAAGCACAAGACAGTATTGAGTCTCACGTGTCTACCATTTCCACCACCAAGGCATCTTCAAGCAAACTGCactaaaagaaaaggagaacTTGAATCCTACAACATATGCCACACCCGAACGCACCAGGCTCAAGGTGCTATTTATCTGACCCTACCATCTATGAAATAACCGGTCAAATAAACTAAACCTGCGCTTACCCAAAAAATCTACTATAGTACAAAACTCAAAGCTGTAATTGCTTAAGTTTCACCTTAGCAACCTTTCAGCATTATGACTTTCTAAGGACACACTTGAATTCAAAAGTCACTTCCTAATCCACTACAGTGCAAACTCACTCTTGGTTATGTGTTGCCACTTCAAACTTGAGTATGTAACTCAGTGAGAAGTGAGAACTAAAATGATCTTCAAGCAGCCAGCACATAGTAGAATATGTACTTGACCATCTCAAATCATTCATCTCATATGCATAAGCAAGAATGTCAAGCAATCTCATCTAACACATCTCAAATCATTTTCAATAATCTGCCACACAATACAATCTCAATCCCAACCTAACAAGACTCTGAAGTGCCTGTAAAAGTATCATGTTTTGTTGTTTGAGTCAAACAACACGACAATGTGAAAGCCTAGTACCAAGAACAGGTACCATCGCTCACACACGTCAAGCACACAACTAAAGCCATAGGAAGGTTTTAAAAGTACCATTATCAATTCCTAAAAGGAAGACAACAGACACTGATGTGCCACATGCATGAACACAAGCTACAACACTGCAGAACCAGCTCAGCTTACAAAAAGAAGGCCAGGAATTTGTGTTTCTATAGCATTTTTCTATCACAAATGGATGTAAAGTTCCGCACACGCTAGAGTCCAGTGGCAAACAGAACACTCAACCACTCATGAATTCATGTCAGGGGCTCAAAATCTAAGCCAAAGTTTCCGATTTTGGCCAATCAAAATTGGCTCAAGCCAACAAAAACCCAGGAAGTGAAATTACGTTTTGTAACGATTAATGGCTTCTATTTGTTTCTATGGGGAACTAAAAAGTGTTATCGATTGTAAAACCCGTGATTCAGCTCTCGAATTCACcccat is from Pyrus communis chromosome 10, drPyrComm1.1, whole genome shotgun sequence and encodes:
- the LOC137747299 gene encoding stress response protein NST1-like — translated: MSRCFPYPPPGYVKKGIHDGALIDSIKLQREDEKAIKEKKREKKREKKEKKARENGEPENKKQSHKKRHKVERHQEDKKGTDHGKKRKHETENLDKSDLTEEHEQPVGSQNSSDITVNSNKRQKQDSPPDGRQNSASILRIRLPLQRHKDPELLPSEEQPCRFPLKSHKDPVVLSREKQPCQLPLQKHKDPVVLPKEEQPCRLSLQRNKDPDLLPSPEQPCRLSLQRQKGAEVLPSQEQPSRSSFQRPKGTDVLPSQEQPSWLFLQRPKGPEVLPSQEQPCSSSGRTDNAFVEGLQEPAPKQGIEEGQHPCATSGNASNERSSRRGKEKHRKSGSGSLPSQYRELIENWVQPPLSQCLHMDVDDEGWFEAKTKWNCGVEKPTVVSDSLSYGDATSWPCACLFPESDIYALPYTVPF